GTTCCGGTTCCACGCCGCAGGCATGGGCCAGATTCACCAACAGATCCAAAGTCTCGTTTACCAGCCGCTGCCGGGAAAAATCAAGCAGCAGCCCTTCCAGCTCCAGTCGAAGTTCGTTGCAACGATGGGGATTCTGTTGAAACATCTTTCTGAGATGGACACCGGCCAGCGTACGCCCGTGACTGTGCAAGGATTCCCAGGCATCGGCCCTCTGACTGGCCATGTTACGGGTTGGCTTGCTCATCACGATTCATAAGGTTGTGAATATTGCGGGAAAGTTGATTCAACTGGAAGGGTTTGGCCATGAAATCCCGGATGCGCCGTTTAAAGTATTTGTTTTCTAGGTATTCGCGGGAGTAACCGCTGGCAAACAACACTTTGATTCCAGGACGAATCCGCTGCAATTCCTCGTAAACCTGGTCTCCGGACATTCCCGGCATTTCAATATCCAGAATCACGAAACTGATTTGGTCGCGGTTTTCGCGGAAAATCCGTACCCCTTCCTCGCCGTCCGCGGCGGTCAGGCATTTGATTCCCAGCGAATGCAACATATCCGTGCCGATTTCGCGCACCACTTCTTCGTCATCGATCAGCAGGGCCCAGCCCGCCACCAGGGGGCGCACTTCTTCCTTGGCCTGTTCACGCGGATTCTCCGTGCGCGGAGAGGCCGCGGGAATAAAGACAAAGAAAGTCGCTCCCTGGTCTAATTTCGATTCAACCAGGATTTCACCAGAGAAATCCTTGACAATTTCACGCACGGTGGCCAGGCCGATCCCGGTTCCGGCAACCCGGGACTTGGTGGTAAAGAACGGCTCGAATATGCGTTCAAGATGTTCCGGCCGGATACCGCGCCCGTTGTCGTGAACCTGGATTAAAACGTATTCTCCATCGGGAATGGTTTTGTGACGCAGGATTTGTTTCCGGGCCGTCGCAATTTCGATGGTGGGCTCCGGACGCCCTTTCAAAGCATCCCGGGCGTTGACCAAAAGATTGATCAACACCTGTGAGATACGGGTCCGATCCGCGTGAACGAAAAGATCTTCATCTGAAAGGCGGCGCACCACGCGAATACTACGCAGGTGAGGAGAAAGAAAATCCAATGACTCGTCCACAATTTCATGCAAGGGAATCACTTCGCGTTTGGCCAGTTTCTTGCGCGAGTACTCGAGAATCTGGCGGATCATCATGGAGGCCCGGTCACTGGAACTGAGAATGGAACGGACATAGCGTTTCAGCAGGGAATCGTCGGGGATCTTTTTATCCAGCAGGGAAGCGTACCCCATAATGCCGCTGAGCACATTGTTGAAATCGTGAATAATCCCGCTGGTCAAGAGGCCCAGGGACTCCATTTTCTGGGCCTGCATCAGTGAGTTCTCCAGTTGTTTGAGTTCCGTGACATCCTGGATGTTGATGACCACGCTGCGGCCCTCACTCTGAACCGGATAGATGTTTAAATGCACAATGCGATTGCTGTCATCCTTTTCCACCAACAGCATCTCGTCATTGAGAAACACGGTCTTATTGAGGATGCGGACTTCGTTGATAATATCGCGGTAATTCGTGAAAGCGGGGCAAACATCAAAAGCGTTTTTCCCCAGCGCATCACCGGCGGATATGCCGAAGATCTTTTCAGCGCTGCCGTTCCAGACGGTGACATGATTGTCTTCCGTCACGGAGATTATGGCATAGGGGCTGGCATCGATCAGCTTCTGCATAAACACCTGAAGGTTCTGAATTTTCTGGGTTAAATCCCGCCATTCAGTAATGTCCCGTACCAGGATCAGGCCGCCGATCAGCCCCGAATGGGTCCGCAATGGCTCAATGATCAGGTCAACAAAACTCTCTTCCTCCATAAATGGATTCAACACATTGATCTGCTTGATGTCCCGGCCATCACGGATGGAATTGCGCAAGTATTCATCAAAGCCGCTTTCCAGTGACCGCTGGGACAAAAGATCCGCCAGATCACGGTTCGCCGACAAGCGCTCTTTCAGCAGGCTTTCCGCTTTCTGGTTCATAAAGATCACTTTGCGTTGCATGTCCGTAATCAAGATGATATCGGGAATGGTTTTAAAGATCTGGCGCGAAAAAGTGATCTGATTGCGCAGGTTGACTTCGGCTTTCTTGCGCAGAGTAATATCGGAGAACACCGCAATATACCCCAAACGTTCCGTTTCGTGTGAATCTATTTCCGAGGATATGGAAGCGTCCACGTTCATGGTGCGCCCGTCCGGGAGGTAGATCACCATCTCGCGGTTGGTCACGTGACCCCGATCCCGCAGTTCCGTTGACAGTTGGTTGAGTTCATCCATGCCGAAAAGTTTTTCGAGATCGATCCCCGGTATCTCCTCGCGGCGGATCTTGAGTTTCTTGAGCCCGAATTCGTTGATGTCGACCAGTTTCAGGTCCGCATCAAGAACCGCGATAAACACGCTGACCGTCTTCATCAGGGTCTCGATATATTCCTTGGCCTCCCGTACCTCCTGAATGTTGTGGGTGAGACGCTGTACCACCTCCCGGGTATCCACAAACAGGTTCTCTAAACTGGAAGAGAGCAGGCTGTGCTGCCGGGGAAGATCCAGCACATCATTCTCCCGGCTGATGGATCGCAGATTCCTGCCCAGGCGTGATAACGGACGGAGAAAAGTCAACCACAACAACATGAGCAGAAAGAATATGCACGTGGCGGCCACCGCGGCAGACAACACCAATGTGCGGTTGATCTCTGGTTCAAAACGGCTCAGAATATCACTGCTGCCGGCCATATACAAATACCGCCAGCCAACTCCCGGCATCTCTGCCTGCCAAACGTGGAAACGTTTTCCGGCAAGGTTCTGAAAGCCATTGCGCAGTCCACCCTCCCGC
This Candidatus Aminicenantes bacterium DNA region includes the following protein-coding sequences:
- a CDS encoding PAS domain-containing hybrid sensor histidine kinase/response regulator, whose protein sequence is MGRILRKFLIILLLAALLAAGLLWVRDLAIQRWLFSHISDGHRHFNQRVVSPEQELWSQRIEIGRHSADIIRAILESSAPAVAVPLSGSRSLRGVITAPSGGAVFGIFVSDPGRPRPLLQKLVSGIDVLDRHLSQFHNRFFNTYFISRNQWILINPPKWVSQIEDRHDFTPDVFYRIAGPEENPDREPVFTPVYYDDIWEKWMTSLVIPVYLKDEFQGVVGHDFLLDEQVPFFSNQALSNSGMLVLVDRNNRLLLHPSVLNQLKGREFNMNDSLDMSDRVQSPHVLALLQNLREGGLRNGFQNLAGKRFHVWQAEMPGVGWRYLYMAGSSDILSRFEPEINRTLVLSAAVAATCIFFLLMLLWLTFLRPLSRLGRNLRSISRENDVLDLPRQHSLLSSSLENLFVDTREVVQRLTHNIQEVREAKEYIETLMKTVSVFIAVLDADLKLVDINEFGLKKLKIRREEIPGIDLEKLFGMDELNQLSTELRDRGHVTNREMVIYLPDGRTMNVDASISSEIDSHETERLGYIAVFSDITLRKKAEVNLRNQITFSRQIFKTIPDIILITDMQRKVIFMNQKAESLLKERLSANRDLADLLSQRSLESGFDEYLRNSIRDGRDIKQINVLNPFMEEESFVDLIIEPLRTHSGLIGGLILVRDITEWRDLTQKIQNLQVFMQKLIDASPYAIISVTEDNHVTVWNGSAEKIFGISAGDALGKNAFDVCPAFTNYRDIINEVRILNKTVFLNDEMLLVEKDDSNRIVHLNIYPVQSEGRSVVINIQDVTELKQLENSLMQAQKMESLGLLTSGIIHDFNNVLSGIMGYASLLDKKIPDDSLLKRYVRSILSSSDRASMMIRQILEYSRKKLAKREVIPLHEIVDESLDFLSPHLRSIRVVRRLSDEDLFVHADRTRISQVLINLLVNARDALKGRPEPTIEIATARKQILRHKTIPDGEYVLIQVHDNGRGIRPEHLERIFEPFFTTKSRVAGTGIGLATVREIVKDFSGEILVESKLDQGATFFVFIPAASPRTENPREQAKEEVRPLVAGWALLIDDEEVVREIGTDMLHSLGIKCLTAADGEEGVRIFRENRDQISFVILDIEMPGMSGDQVYEELQRIRPGIKVLFASGYSREYLENKYFKRRIRDFMAKPFQLNQLSRNIHNLMNRDEQANP